Proteins encoded in a region of the Leopardus geoffroyi isolate Oge1 chromosome E2, O.geoffroyi_Oge1_pat1.0, whole genome shotgun sequence genome:
- the APOE gene encoding apolipoprotein E, which produces MKVLWAALLVALLAGCWADVEPEPQLERELEPEAPWQASQPWEQALGRFRDYLRWVQTLSDQVQEEVLNTQVTQELTVLMEETMKEVKAYREELEEQLGPMASETQARVAKELQAAQARLGSDMEDVRNRLAQYRSEVQAMLGQSAEELRGRLASHLRKLRKRLLRDAEDLHKRLAVYRAGVREGAERSVSSIRERFWPLVEQARARNANVAAVAVQPLRERAEALGQQLRGRLDEVREQVEEMRVKMEEQADQMRQQAEAFQARLKSWFEPLVQDMQRQWAGLVEKLQAAVGTSPTTAPVEKQ; this is translated from the exons ATGAAGGTTCTGTGGGCGGCGCTGCTGGTCGCGCTCCTGGCAG GATGTTGGGCCGATGTGGAGCCGGAGCCGCAGCTGGAGCGGGAGCTGGAGCCGGAGGCCCCGTGGCAGGCCAGCCAGCCCTGGGAGCAGGCGCTGGGCCGCTTCCGGGATTACCTGCGCTGGGTGCAGACGCTGTCTGACCAGGTGCAGGAGGAGGTGCTCAACACCCAGGTCACCCAGGAACTGAC GGTGCTGATGGAGGAGACTATGAAGGAGGTGAAGGCCTAcagggaggagctggaggagcaGCTGGGCCCCATGGCCTCGGAGACACAGGCCCGCGTGGCCAAGGAGCTGCAGGCGGCGCAGGCCCGGCTGGGCTCGGACATGGAGGACGTGCGCAACCGCCTGGCGCAGTACCGCAGCGAGGTGCAGGCCATGCTGGGCCAGAGCGCCGAGGAGCTGCGGGGGCGCCTCGCCTCGCACCTGCGCAAGCTGCGCAAGCGGCTGCTCCGCGACGCCGAGGACCTGCACAAGCGCCTGGCCGTGTACCGCGCCGGGGTGCGCGAGGGCGCCGAGCGCAGCGTCAGCTCCATCCGCGAGCGCTTCTGGCCGCTGGTGGAGCAGGCGCGCGCGCGCAACGCCAACGTGGCCGCCGTGGCCGTGCAGCCGCTGCGGGAGCGGGCCGAGGCCTTGGGCCAGCAGCTGCGCGGGAGGCTGGACGAGGTGCGCGAACAGGTGGAGGAGATGCGGGTCAAGATGGAGGAGCAGGCCGACCAGATGCGCCAGCAGGCCGAGGCCTTCCAGGCCCGCCTCAAGAGCTGGTTCGAGCCCTTGGTGCAAGACATGCAGCGCCAGTGGGCCGGGCTGGTGGAGAAGTTGCAGGCGGCCGTGGGCACCAGCCCCACCACGGCGCCCGTGGAGAAACAGTGA
- the APOC1 gene encoding apolipoprotein C-I — MRLILWLPVLVVVLLMVLEGPAPAQGAPDIAGTFRNIPNSLKEFGNNLKDAFESIPEATRKLMTSFAEGLKNFRIPMV; from the exons ATGAGGCTCATCCTGTGGCTCCCGGTTTTGGTGGTGGTTCTGTTGATGGTTTTGGAAG GTCCAGCCCCGGCCCAGGGGGCCCCAGATATCGCCGGCACCTTCAGGAACATTCCCAATTCGCTGAAGGAGTTTGGTAACAACCTGAAGGACGCCTTCGAGAGCATTCCTGAGGCGACCCG GAAATTGATGACCTCCTTTGCTGAGGGGCTCAAAAATTTCAGAATTCCCATGGTCTGA